One Epinephelus lanceolatus isolate andai-2023 chromosome 10, ASM4190304v1, whole genome shotgun sequence genomic region harbors:
- the LOC144464466 gene encoding uncharacterized protein LOC144464466, translating to MESLPVRRKSCLLRLRENCPFRKLRRKTYDVSTANSSPIGSYWNNIDPPTSNQPISTVYSQPLPPPYRCSPDQPEAAADVHMEDENQQNQQNQQNQQHQQNHQDQQNPENIVEDYMDQDDGVDPETGERAQG from the exons ATGGAGTCTCTGCCTGTGAGGAGGAAGTCCTGTCTGCTCCGCCTCAGAGAAAACTGTCCGTTCAGGAAGCTCCGCAGAAAAACATACG ATGTGTCGACAGCAAACTCCTCTCCCATTGGCTCCTACTGGAACAACATTGACCCGCCCACCAGTAACCAGCCAATCAGCACTGTCTACTCAcagcccctcccccctccctacAGGTGCTCTCCCGACCAACCAGAGGCAGCCGCAG ATGTTCACATGGAGGACGAGAACCAGCAGAACCAGCAGAACCAACAGAACCAGCAACACCAGCAGAACCACCAGGACCAGCAGAACCCAGAGAACATAGTTGAGGACTACATGG ACCAGGACGATGGCGTTGACCCTGAGACTGGAGAGAGAGCACAGGGATGA